In the Klebsiella aerogenes KCTC 2190 genome, one interval contains:
- the malT gene encoding HTH-type transcriptional regulator MalT — protein MLIPSKLSRPSRLEHTVVRERLLAKLSGANNYRLALVTSPAGYGKTTLVSQWASGKHDLGWFSLDEGDNQQERFASYLIAAIQQATGGHCAASEAMVQKRQYASLPSLFAQLFIELADWQRPLYLVIDDYHLITNPVIHDAMRFFLRHQPETMTLVVLSRNLPQLGIANLRVREQLLEIGSQQLAFTHQEAKQFFDCRLASPIEADDSSRLCDDVAGWATALQLIALSARQKNTSAQHSARRLAGINASHLSDYLVDEVLDNVDARTRSFLLKSSLLRSMNDALIVRVTGEENGQMQLEEIERQGLFLHRMDDSGEWFRYHPLFGNFLRQRCQWEMATELPEIHRAAAEAWMAQGFPTEAIHHALAAGDAAMLRDILLNHAWGMFNHSELGLLEQSLAALPWSNLLENPRLILLQAWLMQSQHRYSEVNTLLARAEQEMDVEMDTAMHGDFNALRAQVAINAGDQDEAERLAMVALDELPLASYYSRIVATSVHGEVLHCKGHLSKSLAVMQQTEQMARRHDVWHYALWSMIQQSEILFAQGFLQAAWEIQDKAFQLIRDQHLEQLPMHEFLLRIRAQLLWAWARLDEAEESARSGIAVLANYQPQQQLQCLALMVQCSLARGDLDNARSLLNRLENLLGNGHYHSDWVSNADKVRVIYWQMTGDKTAAANWLRQTPKPEFANNHFLQSQWRNIARAQILLGDFDSAEMVLEELNENARSLRLMSDINRNLLLLNQLYWQAERKGEAQKVLMEALTLANRTGFINHFVIEGEAMAQQLRQLIQLNTLPELEQHRAQRILRDINQHHRHKFAHFDESFVERLLNHPEVPELIRTSPLTQREWQVLGLIYSGYSNEQIAGELDVAATTIKTHIRNLYQKLGVAHRQDAVQHAQRLLKMMGYGV, from the coding sequence ATGTTGATTCCGTCAAAATTAAGTCGTCCATCCCGTCTTGAACACACTGTGGTTCGCGAACGGTTGCTGGCGAAACTTTCCGGCGCGAACAATTATCGTCTCGCGTTGGTGACCAGCCCGGCAGGTTACGGCAAAACCACGCTCGTTTCGCAGTGGGCTTCGGGTAAACATGACCTTGGCTGGTTTTCGCTTGATGAAGGCGATAATCAACAAGAGCGCTTCGCCAGCTATCTGATTGCGGCGATTCAACAGGCGACAGGCGGCCACTGCGCCGCCAGCGAAGCCATGGTGCAAAAGCGCCAGTACGCCAGCCTGCCGTCGCTGTTTGCGCAGCTGTTTATTGAGCTTGCCGACTGGCAGCGTCCGCTGTACCTGGTCATTGATGATTATCACCTGATTACCAATCCGGTGATCCACGATGCCATGCGCTTCTTCTTGCGCCATCAGCCAGAGACCATGACGCTGGTAGTGCTGTCGCGCAACCTGCCGCAGTTGGGGATCGCCAACCTACGGGTGCGCGAGCAGTTACTGGAAATCGGCAGCCAACAGTTGGCTTTTACTCATCAGGAGGCGAAACAGTTCTTTGACTGCCGCCTCGCCTCCCCCATTGAAGCCGATGACAGCAGTCGCCTGTGCGATGACGTCGCCGGCTGGGCCACCGCCCTGCAGCTCATCGCCCTCTCCGCCCGGCAGAAAAACACCTCAGCCCAGCACTCCGCCCGTCGTCTCGCCGGGATTAACGCCAGCCACCTTTCCGACTATCTGGTCGATGAAGTGCTGGATAACGTCGATGCCCGTACCCGCAGCTTCTTGTTAAAAAGCTCGCTGCTGCGCTCGATGAATGACGCGCTTATCGTCCGCGTCACCGGCGAAGAGAACGGCCAGATGCAACTGGAAGAGATCGAACGTCAGGGGCTGTTCCTGCACCGGATGGATGACTCCGGCGAGTGGTTCCGCTATCACCCGCTATTCGGCAACTTCCTGCGCCAGCGCTGTCAGTGGGAAATGGCCACCGAGCTACCGGAAATTCACCGCGCCGCCGCTGAAGCGTGGATGGCGCAGGGGTTCCCCACCGAAGCTATCCATCATGCGCTTGCCGCCGGCGATGCCGCCATGCTGCGCGATATTTTGCTCAACCACGCCTGGGGCATGTTCAACCATAGCGAGTTGGGTCTGCTGGAACAATCGCTGGCGGCGCTGCCGTGGTCGAACCTGCTGGAAAACCCGCGGCTGATCCTGTTACAGGCCTGGCTGATGCAGAGCCAGCATCGCTATAGCGAAGTGAATACCCTGCTGGCCCGCGCCGAGCAGGAGATGGATGTCGAAATGGATACCGCGATGCACGGCGATTTCAACGCCCTGCGCGCGCAGGTCGCAATCAACGCCGGCGATCAGGACGAAGCCGAGCGTCTGGCAATGGTGGCGCTGGATGAACTGCCGCTGGCGAGCTATTACAGCCGCATCGTCGCCACTTCCGTTCACGGCGAAGTGCTGCACTGCAAAGGCCATCTGAGCAAATCGCTGGCGGTGATGCAGCAAACAGAACAGATGGCTCGCCGTCATGACGTCTGGCACTACGCCCTGTGGAGCATGATCCAGCAGAGCGAGATTCTGTTTGCCCAGGGCTTCCTGCAGGCGGCATGGGAGATTCAGGATAAAGCTTTCCAGCTTATCCGCGATCAGCATCTTGAACAGCTGCCGATGCATGAGTTCCTGTTGCGCATCCGCGCGCAGCTGCTGTGGGCGTGGGCGCGTCTTGATGAAGCAGAAGAAAGCGCCCGCAGCGGCATCGCTGTGCTGGCAAACTACCAGCCGCAGCAGCAGTTGCAGTGCCTGGCGTTGATGGTGCAGTGCTCGCTGGCGCGCGGCGATCTCGACAACGCCCGCAGCTTATTAAACCGCCTGGAAAATCTGCTGGGCAACGGCCACTATCACAGCGATTGGGTCTCTAACGCCGACAAAGTGCGGGTGATCTACTGGCAGATGACCGGTGATAAAACCGCAGCGGCCAACTGGCTGCGCCAGACGCCGAAACCTGAATTCGCCAATAACCACTTCCTGCAAAGCCAGTGGCGCAACATTGCCCGCGCACAGATCCTGCTCGGTGATTTTGATTCCGCCGAAATGGTACTGGAAGAGTTAAATGAAAATGCCCGCTCGCTGCGGCTGATGAGCGATATCAACCGTAACCTGCTGCTGTTGAACCAGCTGTACTGGCAGGCGGAGCGCAAGGGCGAGGCGCAAAAAGTGTTAATGGAAGCCTTAACCCTCGCTAACCGCACCGGCTTTATCAACCACTTCGTGATTGAAGGCGAAGCCATGGCCCAGCAGCTGCGTCAGCTGATTCAACTGAATACGCTGCCGGAGCTGGAGCAGCACCGCGCCCAGCGCATCCTACGCGATATTAACCAGCATCATCGACATAAATTCGCCCATTTCGACGAGAGCTTCGTCGAACGGCTGCTGAACCACCCGGAAGTGCCGGAGCTTATCCGCACCAGTCCGCTGACCCAGCGCGAGTGGCAGGTGTTAGGGCTTATCTATTCCGGTTACAGCAACGAGCAGATCGCCGGCGAACTGGATGTCGCGGCCACCACGATTAAAACGCATATTCGCAATCTATATCAGAAACTGGGCGTCGCGCACCGCCAGGATGCCGTTCAGCATGCCCAGCGGTTGCTCAAAATGATGGGATACGGCGTATAA
- a CDS encoding DeoR/GlpR family transcriptional regulator, which yields MKQTQRHDAIIELVKKQGYVSTEELVEQFAVSPQTIRRDLNDLAEQKMILRHHGGAAMPSSSVNTSWHDRKATQTAEKERIARKVASEIPDGATLFIDIGTTPEAVAHALLDHNDLRIVTNNLNVANTLMVKDDFRIILAGGELRSRDGGIIGEATLDFISQFRLDFGILGISGIDSDGSLLEFDYHEVRTKRAIIENSRHVMLVVDHSKFGRNAMVNMGSISLVDAVYTDIMPPAGVLKVIKDNNLQLELC from the coding sequence ATGAAACAAACACAACGTCATGACGCGATTATCGAGCTGGTAAAAAAACAGGGATACGTCAGTACCGAAGAGCTGGTGGAGCAGTTTGCCGTCAGCCCGCAGACTATTCGTCGCGATCTGAATGATTTAGCGGAACAAAAAATGATCCTGCGCCACCACGGCGGCGCGGCGATGCCTTCAAGCTCGGTCAACACCTCGTGGCACGACAGGAAAGCGACCCAGACGGCGGAAAAAGAGCGCATCGCGCGGAAAGTGGCGAGCGAAATACCCGACGGCGCAACCCTGTTTATCGACATTGGCACGACGCCGGAAGCGGTGGCCCATGCGTTGCTCGATCATAATGACCTGCGGATTGTGACCAACAATCTCAACGTCGCGAATACGCTGATGGTGAAAGACGATTTTCGCATTATCCTCGCCGGTGGCGAGCTGCGTAGCCGCGACGGCGGGATCATCGGCGAAGCGACGCTCGATTTTATCTCCCAGTTCCGCCTCGACTTCGGCATTCTCGGTATTAGCGGTATTGATAGCGACGGTTCGCTGCTGGAGTTTGATTACCATGAAGTGCGCACCAAGCGGGCGATTATCGAAAACTCGCGCCACGTGATGCTGGTGGTGGATCACTCGAAGTTTGGCCGTAATGCGATGGTGAACATGGGCAGCATTAGTCTGGTCGATGCGGTTTATACCGATATCATGCCGCCCGCAGGCGTGCTGAAGGTGATTAAAGACAACAACCTGCAGCTGGAGCTGTGCTAA
- the glpG gene encoding rhomboid family intramembrane serine protease GlpG: MLMITSFANPRVAQAFVDYMATQGVILTIQQHTQSDVWLADESQAARVQAELARFLENPADPRYLAASWQSGHTNSGLHYQRFPFLATLRNNAGPFTWAILLACILVFILQNVLGDQTMMIWLAWPYDPSLKFEAWRYLTHAFMHFSLMHILFNLLWWWYLGGAVEKRIGSGKLVVITIISALLSGFVQHQVSGPWFGGLSGVVYALMGYVWLRGERDPQSGIYLQRGLILFSLVWLVAGWFDVFGMSIANGAHVAGLAVGLAMAFVDTLNVRKRT; this comes from the coding sequence ATGTTAATGATTACCTCTTTTGCCAACCCGCGCGTGGCCCAGGCGTTTGTCGACTATATGGCGACGCAGGGGGTCATCCTGACTATCCAACAGCACACGCAGAGCGATGTCTGGCTGGCTGATGAAAGCCAGGCCGCGCGGGTGCAGGCCGAGCTGGCCCGTTTTCTCGAAAACCCGGCCGACCCGCGCTATCTCGCCGCCAGCTGGCAATCGGGGCATACCAATAGCGGATTGCATTATCAACGCTTCCCGTTTTTAGCTACCTTGCGTAACAACGCCGGGCCGTTTACGTGGGCGATTTTGCTGGCCTGTATCCTGGTCTTCATACTGCAAAACGTTCTGGGCGATCAGACGATGATGATCTGGCTTGCCTGGCCCTACGATCCATCGCTGAAATTCGAAGCCTGGCGCTATCTTACCCATGCTTTCATGCACTTCTCGCTGATGCATATTCTGTTTAACCTGCTATGGTGGTGGTACCTCGGCGGTGCGGTGGAGAAGCGCATCGGTAGCGGCAAACTGGTGGTGATTACCATTATCAGCGCTCTGCTGAGCGGATTCGTCCAGCATCAGGTTAGCGGCCCGTGGTTCGGCGGTTTGTCGGGAGTGGTCTATGCATTAATGGGCTATGTCTGGCTGCGTGGCGAGCGCGACCCGCAGAGCGGTATTTATCTGCAACGCGGTCTGATCCTCTTCTCTTTAGTGTGGTTAGTGGCTGGATGGTTTGATGTTTTCGGCATGTCGATCGCCAATGGCGCGCACGTGGCGGGCCTGGCAGTCGGGCTGGCGATGGCGTTTGTCGATACGCTAAATGTGCGAAAACGAACGTAG
- the glpE gene encoding thiosulfate sulfurtransferase GlpE — translation MEQFECINVEEAHQKLHQQKAVLVDIRDPQSYAMGHTPGAFHLTNDTLGAFMRDNDFETPVMVMCYHGNSSKGAAQYLLQQGFENVYSVDGGFDAWHRHFPAEVAHGSL, via the coding sequence ATGGAACAATTTGAATGTATCAATGTAGAAGAAGCGCATCAGAAACTGCATCAGCAGAAGGCGGTGCTGGTCGATATCCGCGATCCGCAAAGCTATGCCATGGGGCACACGCCGGGCGCGTTTCATCTGACCAACGATACCCTGGGCGCTTTTATGCGCGATAACGATTTTGAGACGCCGGTGATGGTGATGTGCTACCACGGCAACAGCAGTAAAGGCGCCGCGCAGTATCTGCTGCAGCAGGGCTTCGAGAACGTCTACAGCGTCGATGGCGGTTTTGACGCCTGGCATCGTCATTTCCCGGCGGAAGTCGCGCACGGCTCGCTATAA